The window GCGATAGTTAAACGACTATTAAGAACTTAATTCACTTTATCTGCTTGTCTTTCTATGTGCATCACACGGGACACAATTATAAGGTCACTTAAAACACTTTGTTCCCGTTTCTTAATCCACTGTTTTCGGCTGAGCCCACAAGCACTGGCTTTGAGAGCAAAAGTCCGAGAACCATTATCTTGTGAAGTACTTTCCAAGCGTATTGTTGACAGAAAATGTAATCCACATGACTTCACGCCTAATAAAGTTAGGGACAGACCGTCCCTTACCGCTTCCATTGTAATCCACAAGGTCCGCCTGAGGGCGAATTCACCGAATGTTTCTGAATTGGCGTCCCTTTAAATCACAACCGCGTTTAAACTCGTCGTTGAACGCCTATCCAGTTTTCACAAGGTTTCGTGCAAATAAACAGAATAATCCATTTCTACCGAAAACCGAAACGCGGAGTTTCCGTAACGATGAAACAATGTGGAAGCAAATAGGGAGCGAAAAACGAAATCCCATTGTCATGACAACCGCGTGCGGACACTGGTCACTACAGAAAGCTCCCGGAAAACTCCAAGATTGAGACAAAGAATATCCTCCACAGGAAAAGATGTTCCTATTCTCGCTGTAAAAACACCTCAAGGGCAAGTGCAGAAGCAGTTTGCAATGACTGGATAGGGAATTTTAAGCCATTTACATTTAACTTTCGGTATTTCGGCTCGTTCCCTTTTCGCAGCACGTTCATGGGCGTACACGGAGCTCCTCAGTTCTTTGGGAAGCTGTTCGTAGCCGTTCAGATACATCATTTGGTTGAATCGTCGGCCGCGCCTCAAACCCGACCGTGTCTTGGCTTTGCGTCCCCTGCCAGACCCGCTTGTTCCGCGGGATCGTCTGCAATGCCATCTCAGGATATAAACAGTGTGACTGCGGACGGGGACGCACCTCATACCGGGGGGCCAGGAGCACGGGCTATCGTTCGTACACTCCCCGCGCTTAACCCACCGCGGCCAATAAAAGTCACCAATATCGTGCCAAGTGAACTGAACAGGACATGCAGCCTTCCTGATCAGCCAGTCTTTGAAGACATTCAACAGAGCTGGAGGGGGCATGAAGGACATACCACTGGGGTCCTGGAAGGTGAAATTCAGCTTGTCCAAAGATACCATCAGGTCTGCGTCCGTCTTGTAAGCGATCCCCGTCGCCTGTTTGCTCCGCATTGCCTTCGGTCTCTCAAACGACATCCATTGTGGATCATAGTCGTCGGCCAGTAGACGCAGCAGACGTTTTTCTCTCAGATTCTTCTTTTTCGGTTTATATTTGGTGTAATCAATAGCAATAGGTTCATATTGATTCCTTACCCTCTCCCGCTCGACCTTGCCGTTTGAACCTGTGATTTTATTGGGCGGGTCTGATACCCCTTTTGTGACCTTCCTTGGGTCTGGCGTTGGGCTCTCTATCTTCCCATTGTCTATGTCCTCATCCTCATCTGTCTCATCAATAACTTCAATAGTTTGTTTCTTATTGCCTACGGGAGCTGGGTCCCTTGTCTCCACAGTCACACTCACACTGGGCGGCTCAATGTCCGTCCCGCTCGAGGACAAATCATCTCTGTCCTCGGCCAAAATCTGCACCGCAAAAGCGGCCAGAAGTCCGTAAAGAATCAAATGTTTGAACATAGTCATATTCCGAAATCGTTTAGTCACATCTGAATCGGTTTTTATCCAACCGAATGAAGACAAAATATCCGTACAAGTCACGATCTGGTATCGCCAAGAGTAGTCCGTTATCTGCGAGTTGGATGTGCTGTCCCTGTGACGCGGCACAATCATGCGCACCGCCGCCAACCCACCACCGCCTGGTTGGCGTGTGCGACCAAATAATAGGACAGCGCCAAGACAGAACAAGGGGAGTGTTTTGTGGGGAAATAATTGAACATTTAAGTAGAAATAATCACAACAGTAAATGACAATGATCATTAAGTAAACTTTTTATTTGCTAAATGCTTGTTTACTATAGCTTTAACTTCTATACCGTATACTCATTAGTTCAGGATCACAGAATATTGTCTCCATATAGGTATAAAACCAACATCTACATACTGTATACTCGGATAAGATAAAGGAAAGAGGCATCGTGCATCGCGCAAGGTACAGTTATGCGTGCCTCTGAAACAAAATGTCTGCATAAAATGTAGACTGGTATGTATATGCCATGAGCCTGCAGATAGTC is drawn from Lineus longissimus chromosome 1, tnLinLong1.2, whole genome shotgun sequence and contains these coding sequences:
- the LOC135483538 gene encoding uncharacterized protein LOC135483538, which encodes MTMFKHLILYGLLAAFAVQILAEDRDDLSSSGTDIEPPSVSVTVETRDPAPVGNKKQTIEVIDETDEDEDIDNGKIESPTPDPRKVTKGVSDPPNKITGSNGKVERERVRNQYEPIAIDYTKYKPKKKNLREKRLLRLLADDYDPQWMSFERPKAMRSKQATGIAYKTDADLMVSLDKLNFTFQDPSGMSFMPPPALLNVFKDWLIRKAACPVQFTWHDIGDFYWPRWVKRGECTNDSPCSWPPGMRCVPVRSHTVYILRWHCRRSRGTSGSGRGRKAKTRSGLRRGRRFNQMMYLNGYEQLPKELRSSVYAHERAAKRERAEIPKVKCKWLKIPYPVIANCFCTCP